A stretch of Bombus vancouverensis nearcticus chromosome 13, iyBomVanc1_principal, whole genome shotgun sequence DNA encodes these proteins:
- the stac gene encoding C2 and C2B_Munc13-like domain-containing protein staccato isoform X7 has translation MVSTNPPLGVATLNRGRNTFRGVPKAEIERRTNTLLQAMTIEELYAALVFMTQHQVGYDVSKECELETLLNYLQNAFKVDNDMHERVLHETKNMEPPEMHLNVEVIEAKELVSKDSNGKSDPFCALYLESAPTRRYNTAVKTSTLSPVWEEHFELPLDDPENDVLYLEVWDFDAAETVPEKMSKVKDVKGVRGLVKLAKEIAVTATTGCHDNEFIGRCRIPLKDIPTTGHTMWYSLEKKNKSKRRGVVKLRLAFSAEHNAQVAAQEYRHLIRVLLLYEIETQKIEKYCWCGRWSAPAEVLLLQHSAQRGLLARNVTLAQWIEYSRIHQEHPLNFIVFNKLAIDLLRPMENGLFSADETRLFWDATKKLLYSCLNSIRKIRRLTIGDKNAMTQLSAILGILSSISSLKVPEDINLFPAKMYPWFPDPDETLSVLQALEYTVEQGGIEWFDHILNNNFPENESDEDALKYHIKVIQLVRADLQNAIDNYDRLFIKRINFPYARCLYMMYEKRISDICMIVIEDVCGRLKRIEIENADVELNLGTTLFELYLALQRYVILGQVLCAEGQLEGMKVQSYYNWFRAGVAHWLDIAVYKALKRIDRAVEFDTLQAVDNSVQYSSSAVDTLTIFYQIKVFWTQLAWPDTEGSYTFIAKIIDDICKCSIAYADKMAKKAELTTELEQLSESSVYERRFSVSTAWCFAINNIDYIRTSIAPLANDLGLQNIVDELAEKKTQEDADRCKQTLQLIIDNATDTVKNKIIELLQVVADKMSPAMNRYLMEGAELIDATSNTMDRLLQYLDSNLSTLHDHLNEDNFERILHVIWDTLSESLYQLVHNNLERRRPPSFYSNLHRTLHTLIRYFNVGADETANVKVLEKIEHLLELHGLETAELIHRYHQERIKEQNELEESEYGQITVKAQFVDNSLNIQILNARKLRPVDSNGDLVGKVSTLKHKLHTKSKQRLKEGKTSSCDSYVKVKLLPEEKFADVKLPKTHVQKENLYPLYDEIFNISLTSEQRATENAIVVFELKDKDFLRSRFMAEAFLPFSEIPETGPDQGIESLDQIHLNLSRPTRKSTDVIQALEHRKGDNQATEFLSKLSSKAERK, from the exons atggtGAGCACCAACCCACCCCTGGGGGTGGCCACGCTGAATCGGGGAAGGAACACTTTCCGTGGCGTGCCCAAAGCGGAAATCGAGCGCAGAACCAATACTCTGCTTCAGGCTATGACG ATTGAGGAGCTCTATGCTGCTTTGGTGTTCATGACCCAACACCAAGTCGGTTATGACGTTTCTAAAGAGTGTGAATTGGAAACTCTGTTGAACTACCTTCAAAATGCGTTCAAAGTCGACAACGACATGCACGAGAGAGTTTTGCACGAGACGAAAAACATGGAG ccACCGGAAATGCATTTGAACGTCGAAGTGATCGAAGCCAAAGAACTTGTGTCGAAAGATTCTAATGGTAAAAGCGACCCTTTCTGCGCCCTTTACCTCGAATCTGCTCCCACGAGGAGGTACAACACTGCCGTGAAAACATCCACACTGAGCCCAGTGTGGGAGGAACACTTCGAACT CCCTCTAGACGACCCAGAAAACGACGTACTGTATCTAGAAGTGTG GGACTTCGACGCTGCTGAAACAGTTCCTGAGAAAATGAGTAAAGTAAAAGACGTGAAGGGTGTTCGAGGGCTGGTAAAACTAGCGAAGGAAATTGCTGTTACTGCCACTACCGGTTGCCATGATAACGAATTTATCGGTCGCTGTAGGATACCTTTGAAG GACATACCAACAACAGGCCATACAATGTGGTATTCCCTCGAGAAGAAGAACAAATCAAAACGACGTGGTGTAGTGAAACTAAGGCTGGCCTTCAGTGCCGAGCACAATGCACAGGTGGCCGCACAAGAGTACAGACACCTGATCAGGGTGCTATTGTTATACGAAATAGAGACCCAGAAAATAGAGAAATACTGTTGGTGCGGTCGATGGTCAGCGCCAGCGGAAGTTCTTCTTCTTCAGCACAGTGCTCAACGTGGTTTACTAGCCAGAAACGTGACGCTAGCTCAATGGATAGAATATTCAAGGATCCATCAAGAACATCCGTTAAACTTTATTGTCTTCAATAAATTAGCGATCGACCTTCTGAGGCCCATGGAGAATGGTCTTTTCTCGGCAGACGAAACAAGATTATTTTGGGACGCCACGAAGAAGTTGTTATACTCGTGTCTGAACAGTATTCGCAAGATCAGGAGGCTCACGATTGGAGACAAGAACGCCATGACACAGTTGTCCGCGATTTTGGG AATTCTGTCGTCGATTTCGTCCCTTAAAGTGCCTGAAGACATTAACCTATTCCCTGCAAAAATGTATCCCTGGTTTCCAGACCCTGACGAGACACTAAGTGTCCTTCAAGCTTTAGAGTACACTGTTGAACAGGGTGGTATCGAATG GTTTGACCAtatattgaataataatttCCCGGAAAACGAATCGGACGAAGATGCGCTGAAGTATCACATCAAAGTGATTCAACTTGTTAGAGCAGATTTACAAAATGCTATTGATAATTACGATAGGCTGTTCATCAA GCGAATTAATTTTCCTTATGCAAGATGTCTGTACATGATGTACGAGAAGAGGATCAGTGATATATGTATGATTGTTATAGAGGATGTCTGCGGCAGGTTGAAgagaattgaaattgaaaacGCCGATGTGGAATTAAATCTGGGAACGACTTTATTCGAACTGTATCTTGCGTTGCAGAGATACGTTAT cCTTGGTCAAGTGCTATGCGCCGAAGGGCAGCTGGAAGGGATGAAAGTACAGAGTTACTATAACTGGTTCAGAGCTGGTGTGGCACATTGGCTCGATATAGCGGTGTACAAGGCCCTGAAACGAATAGACAGAGCCGTGGAGTTTGACACGTTGCAAGCAGTCGATAACTCCGTCCAATACAGCTCAAGTGCCGTGGATACATTAACGATATTCTACCAAATCAAAGTCTTTTGGACACAACTCGCATGGCCGGACACGGAAGGCTCCTACACTTTCATTGCCAAAATTATAGAC GATATCTGCAAATGTTCTATCGCATACGCAGATAAAATGGCAAAGAAGGCGGAATTGACCACAGAATTGGAACAGTTGTCAGAAAGTAGCGTGTACGAAAGGAGGTTCTCCGTATCAACGGCGTGGTGTTTCGCGATCAATAATATCGATTACATTAGAACGTCAATTGCGCCATTAGCCAACGATCTAGGACTTCAGAACATCGTGGATGAGCTAGCGGAAAAGAAAACCCAAGAAGACGCAGACAGATGTAAACAGACGCTTCAGCTGATCATCGATAATGCCACTGACACTGTTAAAAACAAGATTATAGAACTTTTACAAGTCGTCGCGGATAAGATGTCTCCTGCCATGAACAG GTATCTCATGGAGGGGGCAGAGTTGATAGACGCGACCAGCAATACCATGGATCGACTTCTACAGTATCTTGATAGTAACTTATCGACGTTGCACGATCATCTTAATGAAGACAATTTTGAGAGGATCTTGCATGTTATTTGGGACACGCTATCGGAAAGTTTATATCAATTAGTACATAATAACCTAGAG AGAAGAAGGCCACCATCGTTTTATTCGAACCTCCATCGCACTCTGCATACCctcattcgatattttaatgTTGGAGCTGACGAGACGGCGAACGTGAAGGTTCTGGAAAAGATCGAACACCTTCTGGAGCTCCACGGCCTGGAGACAGCTGAGCTGATACATCGTTACCATCAGGAACGAATAAAGGAACAGAACGAGTTGGAAGAATCCGAGTACGGACAGATCACCGTGAAGGCCCAGTTCGTGGATAATTCGTTGAACATTCAGATATTGAACGCGAGGAAGTTACGACCGGTCGACAGTAACG GCGATTTGGTAGGCAAGGTGTCTACTCTCAAGCACAAGCTTCATACAAAATCTAAACAAAGACTGAAAGAAGGGAAGACAA GTAGTTGCGATTCATATGTGAAGGTGAAGCTACTTCCGGAGGAAAAGTTCGCCGACGTAAAATTGCCTAAAACGCATGTGCAAAAGGAAAACCTCTATCCGCTGTACGACGAAATTTTCAACAT ATCTCTAACAAGCGAACAAAGAGCCACAGAAAACGCAATCGTAGTTTTCGAACTAAAGGACAAAGATTTTCTTCGATCGAGATTCATGGCAGAGGCTTTCCTACCATTCAGCGAAATTCCTGAAACGGGACCAGATCAAGGAATTGAGTCTCTCGACCAAATTCACTTGAATCTTTCACGTCCTACAAGGAAAA GTACGGACGTAATTCAAGCGTTAGAACACAGAAAGGGAGACAATCAGGCGACAGAGTTCTTATCGAAGCTTAGTTCTAAGGCTGAACGAAAATAA